AAACAAGTATATAATTCTTCCTATGTAAAATTCTAAGTTCGATTTTCACGTGACTCTTTTCTTCCCTCAACCTAATATAAATAGTGTAATTAATGTGATGTTGATTAAAATTACCTCAAGCTTTGTAAACAATTCTTTAGCCGTTGGTGCTGACACAATGATCCCACGAGCAGTTGCAGAGATAAAGCCTTCATCAACGGCCTTATCTATAAAAGACAATAAGCAATTGTAGTACCCATCCACATTCAAAAGCCCCAcctacaatttttttatttaaaaaaaaaaaaccacaattttcattaaaatgaaATGATACTAACCATACCTTTCAATTATAATGTAtggtttagaaaaaaataagatgttGTCATGACATACATcaataaaaatgtttaattatGTCGTTAATAACATCAAAGTTCTTCGTTGACAcgcaattaaataaaattaggttCAATCAAATCTGATTTCAAAGGtagattttcaattatttagaTGCATCATCACAATATATGTAACAACATCAATATCTTGCATGTTTCCATGTGAAGTCAAACAATAAATCACGTGCATTTTGCACCATATTTCCTTATCAAATCTCAAATCTCTTctatgtttttttaatgtttggacactatatattaaaatcatcataATATCTATTTCTATTAGTTTTTATGATTAAATACGTTGGTTATTTATGTAGATATTTGTAATTAAAAGTCAACTAAATATAGCAACTTTGTTAAGTtataacataaatatatacttttgTCTCATTCTATTAGTAATATACTATTTTAGATTGTTACAACTAATTTGTTACATTTCTCATTCTAAACCAATTAATCAACTTATTTGCAGCTCTATGCAACCTTTCctattaaaaaccattaatttttaaatagctTCTCTTCTACATATTTCTATTCTCATAAAAACAAGCAAAGTAAATACTATTTTTGTCTCTTTAAATTTACtacacaatatttaaaaataataatcgtgactttttttatttagaattttatttcaacaaaattGTTATGTATCTGATTGATTGTTACTGTGTTTTAGATGACgtatgatatttttatcaatgaattattaggttttcattaaaaaaataaagcgtCTACGCCGATAGTAAAACAACAAATTCAAAGGTACTCATTCTTATATCCTTCAAGTTTGTTACTAAAAATTCTATTACTAAAAAAGTGACATTTTGTAGTAAATTCAAAGAAACagataaaaataatctaatattgGATCTTCTTAGATGGGAGTAGTAGTCGGCAGAAGTGTTTAAAGGCAAAAAGAAGATGTTGACTAGCATAGAATAGTACAAAATATTGTGCAGACAGTCCACAATAAAGGATTCAAAAATGAGAGAAGAAAAAAGGTTGGTCAAAAAAGGATAAAGGAATCATTCTTTTAACGGAAAGCCAACAAATCCAACCGTCTTAATCCATTATACACTTGTTGGTTGTTACAAACTCTTGGATTGGTAGTTGGTCTTTCCATAATCCATTCATATTGATAGGgtttattataaattatgattAAACCATCCTTCTTTTATGAATTCTTTTTTAAATCTGCCCTACCCCTTTTGGGTGTCTTCTCTTTGCTTCTATTTGCAAAAAGATTGGATGAATCTACACACAATGTTGTTTAAATAGGAAAAGAAAGTTGGATATTATTCTTACCGGTTTTCGATGGATTCCTAGCTGAGCATATGTGATCACTTCTAGTAGTTCTTCAAGAGTGCCATACCCACCTGATCGTACACAAGACATTCGTATTACATTGATTTATGTAGTCAACtctaatcttttgggattaaaactATTGGCCTTTTTCTTGTAGTTGGTTTCTAGTTATTAGTATAATGGCTCGTTAAATACCATTTTGTTGTTAAAAGTGTAAAGTCACGGGCATCAAATCCATCAAAGTTTGATATTGGTTAATGTTAGTTTGAGTTACATACCAGGTAATGCAATGAATGCATCAGCTTGTTTCGCCATTTCAGCTTTCCTTTGGTGCATGTTTGATACAGTTTTCATTTCCCCAACAGTTACACCAGTAATCTGCTAcatcaaaattttgaattaacACAAAACCAAATTAATTTTGACGCCCAAGCAGAGTAATTTTCACGTAGTAACATCAAGAATTTGCGCATtctcaaaaaaattcaaaatttattaacagttcatataattaataattatttatgtcAATTAGAAATAAACTCTTTATTTGTGTACAATTCACCTTCAAATTCTCACTAGTAAGAGTCATAGTTAATAGGAGTGGGTCCCATTGATAATGACATACCAAAAAGTTTGTCTAAACAAAAAGAAACCCAAGTGTCTTAATGTATTGACTAACAACATGAAGAAAAATACAAGCTGCTTTATGGTGTTAGACTTAATTAGAGGAGAAGAAAGCAACACATGTATGATGTATGGAAGGCCAAAGATGGATTTCTTTTTATAGGAGACAATGACAAGCCTATGTCAGCAAACTAATCAAACAGAAAACTAAGCCAACAACCATagaatgaaaatcatatttttacCTCTTCTGAAACCAAGCTCTTTGGAATGATCCTGCAAGTGAAAACAATCAACAAAACcaaaaagcaaattaaaaaGAGGTTAGACTTGCAAATTGAATCATTATGTGCTAGTATTAGCTTTAACAAGAATTCTACAAAggaaattaaacatttaaatgatAGCATACATGTCATAGcaattgattgcatttggttatTCACCTTAACAAACTAGGTACTCTTTTGTCccttaatttgatatattaaatttttagatATTGTATAGTAATTGAAAAAGACAAAGAGAGtattacttaagaaaaaaaatagaaaattaattttcttttatagttCTATAAACAATAGCTTTGTTactcatacttgggttaaagTGTAAGGCAATGGTATGTTTCTAAGTATCTATTGCGACACTTTTATGAAATATGTTCATGATTTTAGTTTGAAGTTTAAAAAACTTCAAATGGATTGTTCGAGAGTCATACTCACTGTTTAGGACGAATCCGAGTATATGAGACAAAATGGAGGATACTTCATGTACGTGCCAATCACgcatttagtttttaaaaagtaCCTACATCTTTAGGGAAAAACTAACTGCTCAAATGCAGTCTAATACTTCCTTTGTCCTCAAGAAATTGTCATAATTGTATATTGCACTAAGATTAAGCAACGATAGATCATTTAAATTGTGTGGTTAAAAGAATTTGTTATAGTCATATTCAAGGAGTTGAAATGTCTTAATGAGAATAAAAGAAAGTGACAGAGACATTTCTATAAAAGGAAATTACATcaaattgaaagaaataaattaaaaaaaaaagtataagaaTCTCTAGAAAAGAATAGTAAACATCCAAGCATGTACAAACTATAAGAATCAGCTACCACATCTATAAGCAAGAATGAGGAAGAAACAGAGACAATTAAAAATCAACCTTCATTATTTATGTGATTGTGAGTCAGAAAAAAGGCAATGACATACTCTTAGAAAACAAGGCCATAGAGAAAATGACGCTGGTTTTGCAGAGTGAAAAGTTAATCCTTTTACCAAACTTTTTCATGTCTGCATGATGTATGGGAATGAGGATTAAGGATGTTCCTCTAAAATAGCCTGATATGGGCAAAACCCAACAAGAATACTGCTTTCTCATCTGATCAAACTCAAAAAGCTGGGCTACACAAAGCTCCAAAACTATGGTACAAAAGATTTAATCTTTTCATTAGTTTATTAAACCCTTCCTTTTTAATCCTAATCAAATAAGATTATCCAAAACCTTCTTCACACATCTCAAGAAGTTTCATTTCTAAGTTTTGTAAGTAAGACAAAGTCACAGAGATTTCATGTGCTGTTTAAATTTGTTACACAATGTAATTTTAAATGAGATTTCAACGCAAAAAGTAGTTGTCTAGTTATAGACAAAGCAATTGTTGAAACTTATAATTTACTCATAATCCTTTAGTTGATTGGTTGAGCATCCATTCCAAGTGACTAGGGAGTAAAAAACACATAATCCTACGCCTATCCTATAGGGAGCATACCCTACAAAATAGAGTCAAAGAGAGAAGAAGGAACATACCCTAGAACATTGCGCCCACCATGATGAACTGCTTGAGAAACATGACCCATTAGACCCACGCTGCCACCTCCATACACCAAATCAATCCTTCTCTCCACCTTCAACACACATCCAGAGGAAAAACAACATTATTATTCATCAAACTCACCTAAATTCTTGGACACCCACATCATTAAATCATACAAATATACTTTTTCAGATCTAttatatatgctatatattactttttacacaatttaatgcgtgattttcgtttattttttacactatttacGAATTATTTTTcgtctatattttattttcaatttataacttaaaatgtaatcaaataaagttttatttaatttgtctaaatgtaaattttaataacattaattttttttaaccaaaggcaattgaaaatatttaagatgacaaatatacaaaattaaataagacatTAGTATCTCCCAACCCAAATGGTATAGAGTATATtagttaaaaacttaaaataatgatgattagCAAGTGTACTAAATGaagttttattaaatttctaatattattattatgataaaaaaattactaaaacaatggagttaatttatttaaaattttgttatctTCCTTCATTGTTGGAaatagaagtaattgaaatccCATAACTGACCACCCCACGCCTTTATGGGTCATGATATCTACAAGCACGATTATTTCCCTTGAAAGCACCAAGgcagaatttatttttaaaaactaatctttctttccatttttttattattttttaatcattcTACTAATAAACTCTACttcatgaatttaatttttaaaattaaatccaaAAAATGAAATGTAAAGAAAAGGGAATGAGGGATCATATTCATGCAAGACGACTGTGCTCCATTGACAGACAAATTACAGCCATCAATTTCCATCACCAAATttttaacaagaatttaattaCAAAAAGATCAAATTTTAAAACAACCCAACAAAAATGAGCGATTATGTGGTGATTAAACAAGGAAAGTTcacatttttttaatcattttcatcatctataaatagaaatatcatcaaaatttcACCCATTACCAATATAATCACTCTGATAACTAAAAATAACTACAGAGTAGAAATAAagaaatctgaaaaaaaaaaggtcaaTTTTTCACTAGAAGTGTGTGTAAATGTAGTAAATACAGAGCATAACTAAAGGAGAACCCatcaaaaattcattttaaactgcattttaaattagggttaaaatCAATATAGAAGTAGTAATTTTCTCAACAAATGAAATGAGGGTAACAATCTTTCTGGATTTCAATACTGTAAATTACGAAAATTTTCTGCAAttgtgtaataataataacaattatagtAATATCAAAATTGGATAATAAAAATTACCAGTTCATTGCCCAAATCAATAGCAGCTTCTTGGTAACTGGATTTCTTGCCTGAACTGCTTCCACAAAACACACAAACTCTCTCGAATTTTGATGGTTTAatttccattattattattattattattattattattattattattattattattattattattaatgaaaataataacaatttctAAGAGTTTTGGAGAAAAAGGTAGTTGAAGATATAAGGAAATGAGAATAAGCGGAAGGAGAATGGGAAAGAAAGTGGGGAATATCAGATTGTTTGCAATGCGAATATGCAAATACGCAACTATGAGAAGTCCTATAAATATAAACCTACATCTGGGTAACcccttaattattttatttatttttatgttcatATTATACATACTTCCCTATTTAACCAATTTTTTTCCTAGACATTTGGTCGGAAAatgattaagaaaataaataaatataatattgagaaataatgaaaattgtgTTAATGaggttaaaaaaataatttaactatatgaaagaaaattgaaaatataatgTGAATCATggcaaaataataaataagtcaaattttattagacaaattaaataagtaagACAAATTCGAGTGATGGAgccaatattaattaatatattgatTTTGGGGTAATACTTTATCTACCAGAACGTTTTCGTACGAAatggttttattattaatagtataaTATACTAAATGATATTGAGTTTCATTTTCGTTTTTGGGACATTGGAAGGTTGACGTTCGGCAATTTGATATTGGTTGATCATGTAAGCTTGTATGATTAATTGTAagtattgatttttttgtttgatgttaaattaattatgaatgataaatttgttattgtgCTTGTACATAATAAGACTAAATCCGAATAAGGGTCGAACTAGGATCAAATAAATAATTGGTTAGATTGGGTCGATctcaaacaaaaaagaaaatgggcTCAAATGGGTCGGACCCTCTCCAACCTACCCTCAGTCCAtttgtaattttgtattttaaaattttcattgaaATAAACATGTCCTGTTAAGTAAAATATGATTTATTTACTCGCTTTTGCTTATCATAATCAAACTATTgactattataaatttttagtaTTTCCATCATAATTCAagcaaataattataaaaaccgATTGATtatcaaagaaaaaattatgcaagaattatttatatcaactttctataatttttaattatgtacaattagagaaattaagGATTAAATAAGTACATTGAATAAAGTCTATTaagcaaatgagacacttaTGATGAATATGAGGAAGTAACATATTTGTCGATATTTAAATCCATATGGAGAAGTAGTTTTTGACGACATTATCtattttgtttggttttttttttcttagcaACAATTCTCAAAATGGGctaagttaatatatatatatatatatatatatatatatatatatatatatatatatatatatatatatatatatatatatatatatatatatatatatatatatatatatatatatatatatatatatatatatatatatatatataatatttgaaTTCAAAATGATGATAAAATTTACCAAGTGGACATAGGCAACTCAAATAAGAAAGATAAGAGGTAATTCACTTATATAGGCACAAATAAGTAATAGGAGAGTTACTCCTTATAAAGCGGTATATactacttctttttttttttttttaatgtggaACAACTCATATGTGAATAACAACTAACAAGTGGTTATTCAACAACTTAcaaatagtaaaaatatatttacatattttttattataaatacgaGTAACAACTGACAAGCAACTTTAACAAGATATCACataaatgtattttttattacatactacctcctattcagctgaattgtcccatttttttttgcactattcacttatcactcttaatttgaattttactcttaatctataagttaaaacatagtcatatgggatcttgtttgatttgtctcaatacaaggattattaatatcaactttttataatttttaattaagcataatttgagatattaagagttaaaatgttgcctcggcaagtgtgaaaagtcaaatgggacagttcagctgaataggagggagtataagatAACTCACGAGAAAAGGTCACAAAAGGAACTTATAAATAGTGTGAAAGctcacaaaaataaatacatttagGTCTTAGTACATGTCTATAATAAACTAGCACAAGACCTTAATGACACGTTAAGGGTATCTCTAATGGATTATATAATAATggatagaaataaaaaaaaaatacatgtaAGGACAGTAGAACTTGTAAGCTTAAGGTGATAGAttctataaattatatttattattttcaaagaTTTATAAAATCCGAAAATTAAGATTTATTAAGATTTTGGTTTGTATACTACAGTTAGTGCATAGTTGCAAACTTGCATCATGATTATAGAGTATTTATTTAGCTTCCACTTAGTTGAAACAAATTTGGAgaacattttaacttttttataaaacttttaatttattaatcaaaaaatttatGTACAGTTGTAATACAGCGCAGATACAGAAGAGAGAAGAAACAATAAGTAATGCATTCCAGGAATAAAGGAATTATAGTTGAGAAATAgttaatttagttttatttgatGCAGCcacttgattattattttttgcatATCGATATTAAGAAGCTAAAAGATCAGATCATGTTATAAGTTTTATACATGAAAAATCCAATATTTATTGGAGAATCTAAGCTTGAACATAGCTAAAAGACAAGAATTTGATCATCTGAAGGTTTAAGACGTGCTTATTGATAGTTTCTAGAATCCCTTTATCTAATTGTATTGTTGGGTGACAATGACTCATACTTCAATCAGATGTTCACAAAATGTTTTCCAAATATCaaattcattttattaatttaatggaAGCGCACAATAATTATGTCTTTCAATTTAGCTTTTATTTGCAAAATTTTTACTTACAAAGAATAATCCCTTAAATCCTCAAAATAAATTTCAGAGCGTAAcatataataaaagaaaataaaatattcactAACCCTCTAAAAATTTTATCAGATATTTGcgatattattttctaataaaagaTAGATCTAAAACCacttatttacaaaatattagtGTCTTCAAATACTTCCTCTAGGCGGGTTGTGGAGATTCGATGTTGGATGTAATCTAATTTCTTGAATTTGGATGTAAAATTTAGAGATGTATTTCATTCATATTTCTAACTATGTTTGATATTTGATTGAGTTTATTCTGCAACAAAAGCTAATGTAAGTTCAGTACTATGTATATTTatttctttgaatttgctatatcatgcaaattaaaattgagagtgtttattatttaataatgtaaCAAATTCAAGGGACTAAAAGAAATAAACAGCTGGACTTGCGCGAGACCATCTCAGTATAACACGGATAGTCCAATCAGCCCAAAAATAGTTTTCCTCAATATGCGCTCAGtattttgatctatttaagaTCGTAATTGATACAtataacgtcaaaattgatttttcaattgattattttaaagtcattgatcatttttagatcaatattgaaatttttttataacaaagtaGCCATGAACTCTTAACCATTTTCAAAAAGCATTTATTTAATGGATCATTTTAAggtcttaattgatcatttctagatcaaaattgaaaattttataacAAAGCAGTCATGAACTCTTGATCGTTTCCAAGAGATAGCAAAACATAACTCGAGATTGACACTTCCTCCGCCTTCACATCAAGTGTAAGCAAACACTACATCTACAACTTTATTTCTAAGTCCATTCATGTTGAGAAAAGAACAATATCATcattattgatcgatgattaaagagtacaagtactcttatattctattagaaccatcatgttgcattgaataaGAGTACTTTTATTGTGCAATGTATTAACtctattattgataattgactatttatttgttgtttgaaatttatCAATAGAATTATAAAATAGTACCCTTTTATTAACTCCATtctaaaaaagtaaaaacaaactcatatttaggtagaaattgatcaatttaacgtCAAACTTGATTTACTATtggtcaaaattgaatttttttttatt
The sequence above is drawn from the Amaranthus tricolor cultivar Red isolate AtriRed21 chromosome 5, ASM2621246v1, whole genome shotgun sequence genome and encodes:
- the LOC130814142 gene encoding cytokinin riboside 5'-monophosphate phosphoribohydrolase LOG7-like isoform X1, producing the protein MEIKPSKFERVCVFCGSSSGKKSSYQEAAIDLGNELVERRIDLVYGGGSVGLMGHVSQAVHHGGRNVLGIIPKSLVSEEITGVTVGEMKTVSNMHQRKAEMAKQADAFIALPGGYGTLEELLEVITYAQLGIHRKPVGLLNVDGYYNCLLSFIDKAVDEGFISATARGIIVSAPTAKELFTKLEEYVPEIDELSSKLIWEEVDRPNYVPESGVTT
- the LOC130814142 gene encoding cytokinin riboside 5'-monophosphate phosphoribohydrolase LOG7-like isoform X2, which produces MEIKPSKFERVCVFCGSSSGKKSSYQEAAIDLGNELVERRIDLVYGGGSVGLMGHVSQAVHHGGRNVLGIIPKSLVSEEITGVTVGEMKTVSNMHQRKAEMAKQADAFIALPGGYGTLEELLEVITYAQLGIHRKPIRPLMKALSLQLLVGSLCQHQRLKNCLQSLRNMSPRSMSCRLS